The DNA region CCAGGAGCTGGTAACGCAGGCGATCATGCATCCGACTGGGTTGGCCCTGCCAGAACTCGATCATGGTGGGCCGGACCAGGAAGCCACCCCAGTGTTCAGGGCAGGGCACGTCGCTGCCGGCAAATCGCGCCTCGGCGGCCGCATACTCGGCCTGCAACTCCTCGATCGACGCCACCGGCGAGGACTGCGCCGAAGCCCACGCGCCCAGCTGCGAACCACGCGGCCGGGTCGCGAAATAGGCCTCCGACTCGGCCCGCGGCACCCGCTCGGCCGCCCCTTCGATGCGGATCTGGCGGTGCATCGCGTACCAGCCGAAGTGCAGCGCGACCAGCGGGTCGGCCGCCAGCTCCGAGCCCTTCGCCGAGTCGTAGTTGGTGAAGAAGATGAAGCCCTCGGCGCTGAGCTCTTTGAGCAGCACGGTGCGCGACCGTGGTCGGCCGGCCGCGCAGGTCGCTACCACCATTGCCGTCGGCTCGGCGAGCTCGCCCCGGTCCCGAGCTGCGAAAGCCTCCGCCAGCCAGGCCCGGAACAGCGCGAACGGCGCGTCCGGCACCGCCGACTCCAACAGATGATCGCCGAGGTAGTCAACGCGCTCGGCAGCCAGATCCGGGACACCCATGTCGCCAGTCTTCCAGCCTGCTCGCCACGACGAGGTGAAGGCTGATCCCCGTCGTCGGGGACGAGCCATCGGCCAGATGGCTGAGAGAATGCGACGGTGACCGGACTCGTGATCCCCTCCGACCTGCTGCCCCGCGACGGACGCTTCGGCTCCGGCCCGGCGAAGGTGCGACCCGAATCGTTGACCGCCCTCGCGGCGACCGGAACGTCGCTGCTGGGCACGTCGCACCGCCAGGCTCCGGTCAAGCGCCTGGTCGCCGAGGTGAAGGTCGGTCTTGAGGAGCTGTTCACCCTGCCGGAAGGCTATGAGGTGGTGTTCGGCAACGGCGGGGCTACCCAGTTCTGGGACATCGCGGTGTCCTCGCTGATCCGCCGCCGCAGCGCCCACGCCAGCTTCGGGGAGTTCTCGGCCAAGTTCGCCGCTGCCGCGAAGGCGGCACCT from Microlunatus phosphovorus NM-1 includes:
- the pdxH gene encoding pyridoxamine 5'-phosphate oxidase — translated: MGVPDLAAERVDYLGDHLLESAVPDAPFALFRAWLAEAFAARDRGELAEPTAMVVATCAAGRPRSRTVLLKELSAEGFIFFTNYDSAKGSELAADPLVALHFGWYAMHRQIRIEGAAERVPRAESEAYFATRPRGSQLGAWASAQSSPVASIEELQAEYAAAEARFAGSDVPCPEHWGGFLVRPTMIEFWQGQPSRMHDRLRYQLLAGDQPGRSWDLTRLAP